A DNA window from Pseudorasbora parva isolate DD20220531a chromosome 19, ASM2467924v1, whole genome shotgun sequence contains the following coding sequences:
- the sp4 gene encoding transcription factor Sp4 isoform X2: MSDQKKEAMATDGGKASGGEVAPKGKSSGSQDAQPSPLALLAATCSKIGGVGSEGQAATQQQIIIDPNQGLLQLQNPTQQLELVPAQLTGNGWQIIATSPATATKDSIQQAGTNANEGSTGRKVKAVGSNNSPGGQQQQQFQIIQVQNLPNSSGGIQYQVIPHLQTADGQQIQISPSNPAALSVQPEQIQLIPTGNNQAILATPQRTGSTSIVTQNQTIPLQIRPSFPLQLQTIQGTQTPMVTTLPINIGGMTLALPVINNVTGGGGSVQLVQSADGSISNGNQLIATTVTSAAESAGVSTCTTTATGTDSIVVTSTDGTLSTASVVTAESQKDSQVGESDAQNLAQSNGLQTVADQAGQIQQFQIVGHPVLQQIQIQSPQQQMVQGAIQLQPGQTLQPVQQNLQLQAFQNPTQVLIRTPTLTPSGQISWQTVQVQNAGLPQQLTLAPMASNAGGGTFTQIAPLTLGGSPITLTAAQLPSGTGVQTVNIAGLGAAGVQVQGVPLTITGVQGQQQGQEGVKVQSTPVTVTVGSTTLNAVSPDQMGQVQSPSDQEGQPSKRLRRVACSCPNCRDGEGRNNSDPSKKKQHVCHMEGCGKVYGKTSHLRAHLRWHTGERPFVCNWIFCGKRFTRSDELQRHRRTHTGEKRFECPECSKRFMRSDHLSKHIKTHQNKKGGAALTIITTDEMEEEVDEVLGSPRIVTVASLSQDSNPATPTTSNNLEEEFE; this comes from the exons ATGAGTG aTCAAAAGAAGGAAGCCATGGCCACAGATGGGGGGAAAGCCAGTGGAGGTGAAGTGGCACCGAAAGGGAAAAGTTCTGGATCACAG gatgCACAACCGTCTCCTCTCGCACTGCTCGCAGCGACGTGCAGTAAAATAGGAGGTGTTGGCAGCGAGGGTCAGGCGGCCACACAACAGCAGATAATAATCGACCCGAACCAGGGTCTGCTTCAGCTCCAGAACCCCACGCAGCAGCTTGAGCTGGTTCCTGCACAGCTAACAGGAAATGGCTGGCAGATCATCGCAACTTCCCCTGCTACTGCAACCAAGGACAGCATTCAACAGGCTGGTACTAACGCCAATGAAGGCAGCACGGGGCGGAAGGTCAAGGCGGTCGGCTCGAATAATTCCCCTGGCGGACAGCAACAGCAACAGTTTCAAATCATCCAGGTGCAGAATTTGCCAAACTCGTCCGGTGGGATTCAGTACCAGGTCATTCCGCACCTCCAGACCGCAGACGGACAGCAGATCCAAATAAGCCCCAGTAACCCCGCAGCTTTAAGCGTTCAGCCCGAACAGATCCAGCTCATTCCTACCGGAAacaaccaagccattttggcCACGCCCCAACGCACAGGATCAACCAGCATTGTCACTCAAAACCAGACGATTCCGCTTCAAATCAGGCCGTCGTTTCCTCTGCAACTGCAGACCATTCAGGGTACGCAAACGCCTATGGTGACCACGTTACCTATTAACATTGGTGGCATGACTTTGGCTCTGCCCGTTATCAATAATGTGACGGGAGGGGGAGGCTCGGTCCAACTGGTCCAATCAGCCGACGGAAGTATTTCCAATGGAAACCAGCTGATTGCGACGACTGTCACTAGCGCGGCCGAATCCGCCGGCGTTTCGACTTGTACGACGACTGCTACGGGCACCGATTCCATAGTTGTGACCTCTACGGATGGGACGTTATCTACAGCATCCGTCGTAACTGCCGAAAGCCAGAAGGACAGTCAGGTGGGCGAGTCGGATGCACAGAACTTGGCTCAGTCCAACGGCCTCCAAACTGTAGCCGATCAGGCTGGCCAAATCCAGCAATTCCAAATCGTGGGGCATCCGGTTCTCCAGCAGATCCAGATCCAGTCGCCCCAGCAGCAGATGGTCCAGGGTGCCATACAGCTCCAGCCCGGCCAGACTTTACAACCGGTTCAGCAGAACCTCCAGCTTCAGGCCTTCCAGAACCCCACGCAGGTTCTGATCCGGACGCCCACGCTTACCCCCTCAGGGCAGATCAGTTGGCAGACCGTCCAGGTCCAGAATGCAGGCCTGCCCCAGCAGCTGACGCTCGCCCCCATGGCCTCAAACGCAGGGGGCGGGACCTTCACTCAGATCGCCCCGCTGACGCTCGGAGGGTCGCCCATCACGCTCACCGCGGCCCAGCTGCCCTCTGGGACGGGGGTACAGACGGTGAACATCGCAGGTTTGGGGGCGGCTGGAGTCCAGGTGCAGGGCGTCCCGCTCACCATCACAGGTGTGCAAG GTCAGCAGCAGGGTCAAGAGGGGGTCAAAGTTCAGTCCACCCCAGTGACGGTCACTGTCGGCAGCACGACCCTGAACGCAGTAAGCCCTGATCAGATGGGGCAGGTCCAAAGCCCGTCTGACCAGGAGGGTCAGCCCAGCAAGAGGCTTCGCAGGGTGGCCTGCTCCTGCCCCAACTGCAGGGATGGAGAGGGGAG AAACAACAGTGACCCCTCAAAGAAGAAACAGCACGTGTGTCATATGGAGGGTTGCGGGAAGGTTTACGGCAAAACGTCTCACCTGAGGGCTCACCTGCGCTGGCATACGGGAGAGAGGCCGTTCGTCTGCAACTGGATCTTCTGCGGCAAACGCTTCACCAGGAGCGACGAGCTGCAGCGGCATCGCAGGACGCATACAG GTGAGAAGAGGTTTGAGTGTCCGGAATGCTCCAAAAGGTTCATGCGAAGCGACCACCTGTCAAAGCACATCAAAACCCACCAGAACAAAAAAGGAGGGGCGGCACTTACCATCATCACCACAGATGAAATGGAGGAAGAGGTGGACGAGGTCCTGGGCTCGCCGAGGATCGTCACCGTGGCGTCGCTCTCGCAGGATTCGAACCCGGCCACGCCCACCACTTCAAACAATTTAGAGGAGGAGTTTGAGTAG
- the sp4 gene encoding transcription factor Sp4 isoform X1, with protein MLYKYQKKEAMATDGGKASGGEVAPKGKSSGSQDAQPSPLALLAATCSKIGGVGSEGQAATQQQIIIDPNQGLLQLQNPTQQLELVPAQLTGNGWQIIATSPATATKDSIQQAGTNANEGSTGRKVKAVGSNNSPGGQQQQQFQIIQVQNLPNSSGGIQYQVIPHLQTADGQQIQISPSNPAALSVQPEQIQLIPTGNNQAILATPQRTGSTSIVTQNQTIPLQIRPSFPLQLQTIQGTQTPMVTTLPINIGGMTLALPVINNVTGGGGSVQLVQSADGSISNGNQLIATTVTSAAESAGVSTCTTTATGTDSIVVTSTDGTLSTASVVTAESQKDSQVGESDAQNLAQSNGLQTVADQAGQIQQFQIVGHPVLQQIQIQSPQQQMVQGAIQLQPGQTLQPVQQNLQLQAFQNPTQVLIRTPTLTPSGQISWQTVQVQNAGLPQQLTLAPMASNAGGGTFTQIAPLTLGGSPITLTAAQLPSGTGVQTVNIAGLGAAGVQVQGVPLTITGVQGQQQGQEGVKVQSTPVTVTVGSTTLNAVSPDQMGQVQSPSDQEGQPSKRLRRVACSCPNCRDGEGRNNSDPSKKKQHVCHMEGCGKVYGKTSHLRAHLRWHTGERPFVCNWIFCGKRFTRSDELQRHRRTHTGEKRFECPECSKRFMRSDHLSKHIKTHQNKKGGAALTIITTDEMEEEVDEVLGSPRIVTVASLSQDSNPATPTTSNNLEEEFE; from the exons ATGCTTTACAAGT aTCAAAAGAAGGAAGCCATGGCCACAGATGGGGGGAAAGCCAGTGGAGGTGAAGTGGCACCGAAAGGGAAAAGTTCTGGATCACAG gatgCACAACCGTCTCCTCTCGCACTGCTCGCAGCGACGTGCAGTAAAATAGGAGGTGTTGGCAGCGAGGGTCAGGCGGCCACACAACAGCAGATAATAATCGACCCGAACCAGGGTCTGCTTCAGCTCCAGAACCCCACGCAGCAGCTTGAGCTGGTTCCTGCACAGCTAACAGGAAATGGCTGGCAGATCATCGCAACTTCCCCTGCTACTGCAACCAAGGACAGCATTCAACAGGCTGGTACTAACGCCAATGAAGGCAGCACGGGGCGGAAGGTCAAGGCGGTCGGCTCGAATAATTCCCCTGGCGGACAGCAACAGCAACAGTTTCAAATCATCCAGGTGCAGAATTTGCCAAACTCGTCCGGTGGGATTCAGTACCAGGTCATTCCGCACCTCCAGACCGCAGACGGACAGCAGATCCAAATAAGCCCCAGTAACCCCGCAGCTTTAAGCGTTCAGCCCGAACAGATCCAGCTCATTCCTACCGGAAacaaccaagccattttggcCACGCCCCAACGCACAGGATCAACCAGCATTGTCACTCAAAACCAGACGATTCCGCTTCAAATCAGGCCGTCGTTTCCTCTGCAACTGCAGACCATTCAGGGTACGCAAACGCCTATGGTGACCACGTTACCTATTAACATTGGTGGCATGACTTTGGCTCTGCCCGTTATCAATAATGTGACGGGAGGGGGAGGCTCGGTCCAACTGGTCCAATCAGCCGACGGAAGTATTTCCAATGGAAACCAGCTGATTGCGACGACTGTCACTAGCGCGGCCGAATCCGCCGGCGTTTCGACTTGTACGACGACTGCTACGGGCACCGATTCCATAGTTGTGACCTCTACGGATGGGACGTTATCTACAGCATCCGTCGTAACTGCCGAAAGCCAGAAGGACAGTCAGGTGGGCGAGTCGGATGCACAGAACTTGGCTCAGTCCAACGGCCTCCAAACTGTAGCCGATCAGGCTGGCCAAATCCAGCAATTCCAAATCGTGGGGCATCCGGTTCTCCAGCAGATCCAGATCCAGTCGCCCCAGCAGCAGATGGTCCAGGGTGCCATACAGCTCCAGCCCGGCCAGACTTTACAACCGGTTCAGCAGAACCTCCAGCTTCAGGCCTTCCAGAACCCCACGCAGGTTCTGATCCGGACGCCCACGCTTACCCCCTCAGGGCAGATCAGTTGGCAGACCGTCCAGGTCCAGAATGCAGGCCTGCCCCAGCAGCTGACGCTCGCCCCCATGGCCTCAAACGCAGGGGGCGGGACCTTCACTCAGATCGCCCCGCTGACGCTCGGAGGGTCGCCCATCACGCTCACCGCGGCCCAGCTGCCCTCTGGGACGGGGGTACAGACGGTGAACATCGCAGGTTTGGGGGCGGCTGGAGTCCAGGTGCAGGGCGTCCCGCTCACCATCACAGGTGTGCAAG GTCAGCAGCAGGGTCAAGAGGGGGTCAAAGTTCAGTCCACCCCAGTGACGGTCACTGTCGGCAGCACGACCCTGAACGCAGTAAGCCCTGATCAGATGGGGCAGGTCCAAAGCCCGTCTGACCAGGAGGGTCAGCCCAGCAAGAGGCTTCGCAGGGTGGCCTGCTCCTGCCCCAACTGCAGGGATGGAGAGGGGAG AAACAACAGTGACCCCTCAAAGAAGAAACAGCACGTGTGTCATATGGAGGGTTGCGGGAAGGTTTACGGCAAAACGTCTCACCTGAGGGCTCACCTGCGCTGGCATACGGGAGAGAGGCCGTTCGTCTGCAACTGGATCTTCTGCGGCAAACGCTTCACCAGGAGCGACGAGCTGCAGCGGCATCGCAGGACGCATACAG GTGAGAAGAGGTTTGAGTGTCCGGAATGCTCCAAAAGGTTCATGCGAAGCGACCACCTGTCAAAGCACATCAAAACCCACCAGAACAAAAAAGGAGGGGCGGCACTTACCATCATCACCACAGATGAAATGGAGGAAGAGGTGGACGAGGTCCTGGGCTCGCCGAGGATCGTCACCGTGGCGTCGCTCTCGCAGGATTCGAACCCGGCCACGCCCACCACTTCAAACAATTTAGAGGAGGAGTTTGAGTAG